In Planctomycetia bacterium, one DNA window encodes the following:
- a CDS encoding DUF1702 family protein has protein sequence MATTACGEPVTARAESSRRAAGSSFWRAVRRRLLGIDLREITLARRGVTAVHPRAGARLEQIGETFVYGYHAALDSADLTELAERLETADHERRGFAFEGAAMALYLLDALTPWNRSRWQRLVTGVGSAHVYMVYVGAGWAMARLPMGIGKSLSRMDPLLRWLAIDGWAFHDAYFHPARAVLRGDRPRRLHGYALRAWDMGLGRGMWFALGADVSRIAEQIVAMDAARRADLWSGVGLACAYAGGVESSDLECLAALAVEHRFSLGQGAAFAAKARQRAGNPAEHTDRACRLLCGLSADAAARITDECLDVVAPENGDGTAFEAWRAAISARLREGVS, from the coding sequence ATGGCAACCACCGCATGCGGTGAGCCGGTCACGGCCCGCGCCGAATCATCGCGGCGCGCTGCGGGAAGTTCGTTTTGGCGTGCGGTTCGTCGTCGGCTGCTGGGCATTGATCTTCGCGAGATTACCCTTGCGCGACGCGGCGTGACGGCGGTTCACCCGCGCGCCGGGGCGCGGCTGGAACAGATCGGTGAGACGTTTGTCTATGGTTACCACGCGGCGTTGGATTCGGCGGATCTCACGGAGCTGGCCGAACGGTTGGAGACGGCCGATCACGAGCGGCGCGGCTTTGCTTTTGAAGGCGCGGCCATGGCGTTGTACCTGCTCGACGCGCTGACGCCGTGGAATCGCTCGCGCTGGCAGCGCTTGGTCACCGGTGTGGGAAGCGCACACGTTTACATGGTGTACGTCGGAGCGGGCTGGGCCATGGCGCGGCTGCCGATGGGAATCGGCAAATCGTTGAGTCGAATGGACCCATTGCTGCGCTGGCTGGCGATCGACGGATGGGCGTTTCATGACGCGTACTTTCATCCTGCGCGGGCCGTGCTGCGCGGGGATCGACCGCGTCGATTGCACGGCTACGCGCTGCGCGCGTGGGACATGGGCCTGGGCCGCGGCATGTGGTTCGCGCTGGGCGCGGATGTTTCGCGGATCGCGGAGCAGATCGTCGCGATGGATGCGGCCCGGCGCGCCGATCTTTGGAGTGGGGTCGGGCTGGCGTGTGCCTACGCCGGCGGCGTCGAATCGTCCGACCTCGAGTGCTTGGCGGCGCTGGCGGTCGAGCATCGCTTTTCGCTGGGGCAGGGGGCGGCCTTCGCGGCCAAGGCGAGGCAGCGCGCCGGCAATCCGGCCGAGCACACCGATCGGGCGTGCCGTTTGTTGTGCGGCTTGTCGGCGGATGCGGCGGCACGCATCACAGACGAATGTCTCGATGTCGTTGCGCCCGAAAACGGCGACGGTACGGCGTTCGAGGCCTGGCGTGCGGCCATCAGCGCGAGGCTGCGGGAGGGGGTTTCATGA